Proteins encoded by one window of Nocardia goodfellowii:
- a CDS encoding STAS domain-containing protein — protein MPTDAVVLHVGDGAHVSTNGATDDTSTSRFHHSRMWAQRVDRRRRSVVVRVEGELDAAVYPEFRATLDNAIDTGAPAVVIDLRAARFVSLRAAADLGAVRQRAACNGVDLRIVAGRRDVERAFELTGVRPMFGYYPSMRAALDA, from the coding sequence ATGCCAACGGATGCAGTCGTGCTGCACGTCGGAGACGGTGCGCACGTGTCTACCAACGGCGCTACCGACGACACATCGACGTCGCGGTTCCATCACAGCCGAATGTGGGCCCAACGGGTCGACCGCCGCAGACGAAGCGTGGTGGTGCGGGTCGAAGGCGAGCTCGATGCCGCGGTCTATCCGGAGTTTCGCGCAACCCTCGACAACGCGATCGACACCGGCGCCCCCGCGGTGGTCATCGATTTGCGGGCCGCGCGCTTCGTGAGTCTGCGGGCCGCCGCCGACCTCGGCGCGGTTCGGCAGCGCGCCGCCTGCAACGGGGTCGACCTGCGGATCGTGGCTGGTCGCCGCGATGTCGAGCGGGCCTTCGAACTCACCGGCGTCCGGCCTATGTTCGGCTATTACCCGTCGATGCGGGCGGCTCTCGACGCTTAG
- a CDS encoding PAS and ANTAR domain-containing protein, whose translation MGKPQSVGNFRFWFADERWEWSDEVAVMHGYPPGTVTPTTELLLAHKHPEDRAQVASALAKTVEHGEPFSSRHRIIDTDGAVHHVIVVADRMIGEHGELVGTAGYYIDVTGTLEEHRQETLDDTLPELYAARAVIEQAKGALMLVYGISPEQAFKVLSWRSQETNVKLRALAAQLVADIGSMVHSTVHMRTEFDHLLLTAHERIQAGS comes from the coding sequence ATGGGCAAGCCGCAAAGTGTCGGCAACTTTCGGTTCTGGTTCGCGGACGAGCGCTGGGAGTGGTCCGACGAAGTGGCCGTGATGCACGGCTACCCGCCCGGCACCGTCACGCCCACCACCGAGTTGCTGCTGGCCCACAAACATCCCGAAGACCGCGCTCAGGTCGCCAGCGCGCTGGCCAAGACCGTCGAGCACGGCGAACCGTTCTCCAGTCGCCACCGGATCATCGACACCGACGGCGCTGTGCACCACGTCATCGTCGTCGCCGACCGGATGATCGGCGAGCACGGCGAGCTCGTCGGCACGGCCGGCTACTACATCGACGTTACCGGCACACTCGAGGAACACCGGCAGGAAACCCTCGACGACACCCTGCCCGAGCTCTACGCGGCACGCGCGGTCATCGAGCAGGCCAAAGGTGCGCTGATGCTGGTCTACGGGATCAGCCCGGAGCAGGCGTTCAAGGTGCTCAGCTGGCGCTCGCAGGAAACCAATGTGAAGCTGCGCGCGCTGGCCGCGCAACTGGTCGCCGATATCGGCTCGATGGTCCACTCGACCGTGCATATGCGCACCGAGTTCGATCATCTGCTGCTGACCGCGCACGAGCGTATTCAGGCAGGCAGCTGA
- a CDS encoding anti-sigma factor — protein sequence MRLPAQFEQLTMLRALAETVSLIADFALDEVTDIRLALDEVATSLIMEAVPESTLDCEFTYDDRQMFVHVASISSSEAVVGQAGFGWHIVRTLTASIAAVQEPFDATVGGFPTTVDFSWVRGVADDG from the coding sequence GTGCGGTTACCCGCTCAGTTCGAACAGCTCACCATGCTGCGTGCCCTCGCCGAAACCGTTTCTCTCATAGCCGATTTCGCGCTCGATGAGGTCACCGACATCCGGCTCGCCCTCGATGAGGTCGCCACCTCGCTGATCATGGAGGCGGTCCCCGAGTCCACGCTGGACTGCGAATTCACCTATGACGACCGGCAGATGTTCGTGCACGTCGCCTCGATCTCGTCCTCCGAGGCGGTGGTCGGGCAGGCCGGTTTCGGCTGGCACATCGTACGGACTCTGACGGCTTCCATTGCCGCCGTGCAGGAACCGTTCGACGCGACCGTGGGCGGCTTCCCGACCACGGTCGACTTCAGTTGGGTGCGTGGAGTGGCAGATGACGGGTGA
- a CDS encoding RNA polymerase sigma factor SigF, with translation MTGESKSPGDSYDNIEPLFEKIAALDPDDPRREPMREELIERCLPLAEHIARKFSGRGEGFDDLLQVARLGLVQAADRFDVSRGSSFLAFAVPTIMGEVRRHFRDNTWAVRVPRRVKEIQLSIGPTIERMSQRLGRVPRAREIAAELDVDLVEVTQALIAGNAYQSQSIDAVAGDDIDNAPLPLLESLGEEEQSYHLVEDFMAVKPLIEDLPERERQVLIMRFFENKTQTQIAEVLGVSQMHVSRILSKTLTALREQALRD, from the coding sequence ATGACGGGTGAGTCGAAATCCCCGGGTGACAGCTACGACAATATTGAACCGCTTTTCGAGAAGATCGCCGCTCTGGATCCGGACGACCCGCGCCGGGAACCCATGCGAGAAGAGCTCATCGAGCGTTGCCTGCCCCTGGCCGAGCACATCGCGCGGAAGTTCTCCGGACGTGGCGAAGGCTTCGATGATCTGTTGCAGGTCGCGCGCCTGGGTTTGGTGCAGGCGGCCGACAGATTCGATGTGAGCCGCGGGTCCTCGTTTCTGGCTTTCGCGGTCCCGACCATCATGGGCGAGGTCCGCCGGCACTTCCGCGACAACACCTGGGCGGTACGAGTCCCCCGGCGCGTCAAGGAGATTCAGCTCAGCATCGGACCCACCATCGAACGGATGTCACAGCGGCTGGGCCGGGTGCCGCGCGCCCGGGAGATCGCCGCCGAACTCGATGTGGATCTGGTCGAGGTCACCCAGGCGCTGATCGCGGGCAATGCCTACCAGTCCCAGTCCATCGACGCGGTGGCCGGCGACGATATCGACAATGCCCCGCTGCCGCTGCTGGAGAGCCTCGGCGAGGAAGAGCAGTCCTACCATCTGGTGGAGGACTTCATGGCGGTCAAACCGCTGATCGAGGATCTGCCCGAGCGGGAACGCCAAGTGCTGATCATGCGGTTCTTCGAGAACAAGACCCAGACCCAGATCGCCGAGGTACTGGGCGTCTCCCAGATGCACGTGTCGAGAATTCTGTCCAAAACCCTTACCGCACTGCGGGAACAGGCGCTGCGCGACTGA